In one Lycium barbarum isolate Lr01 chromosome 7, ASM1917538v2, whole genome shotgun sequence genomic region, the following are encoded:
- the LOC132601247 gene encoding F-box/kelch-repeat protein At3g06240-like: protein MDETSSCLFLGSCHGLILFNVNEHISLWNPSIRFRAKVLELYIMLGDYYTHGGLCFDTSKNVYKAVLIGSEFVIVASLEDKQWRLLEFPYDILSVCDGITLHGRIHCRVRVKESYISYNEHLTNALVCFDPASEKFHTFPVPEPKSDQEENAIAGLGVLNECLCMTQLQDDKSVEILVMKEYGVKESWTSLFFISNSELDPYLGTIAPLFMTDNGEFVLVTWNSEKVVLYNPKNNNILNVVVDGKTEYIWGTIRYVESLISPKEYVLL from the coding sequence ATGGATGAGACTTCTAGTTGTTTGTTTTTGGGTTCTTGTCATGGTCTTATACTTTTTAATGTAAACGAGCATATCTCCTTGTGGAATCCTTCCATCCGATTTCGCGCCAAAGTGCTTGAGCTTTACATCATGTTGGGTGACTATTATACACATGGTGGACTTTGTTTCGACACCTCCAAGAATGTTTACAAGGCAGTGCTGATCGGTAGTGAATTTGTTATAGTTGCTAGTCTTGAAGACAAACAATGGAGGCTACTCGAATTTCCGTATGATATCCTTTCAGTCTGTGATGGGATTACACTGCATGGACGAATCCACTGTAGGGTAAGGGTTAAAGAGTCTTACATTAGTTACAACGAACACCTGACTAACGCATTAGTTTGTTTTGATCCTGCCTCTGAAAAGTTTCACACCTTTCCGGTCCCTGAGCCTAAATCTGATCAAGAAGAGAACGCTATAGCTGGTTTAGGAGTATTAAATGAATGCCTTTGTATGACTCAGTTGCAGGATGATAAAAGCGTTGAGATATTGGTCATGAAGGAATATGGAGTAAAAGAATCATGGACATCCTTATTTTTCATAAGTAATTCAGAATTAGATCCTTATTTGGGAACTATAGCGCCCCTTTTCATGACAGACAATGGAGAATTTGTTTTGGTAACATGGAATAGTGAAAAAGTTGTTTTGTACAATCCTAAGAATAATAATATTCTAAACGTTGTTGTTGACGGGAAGACAGAATATATATGGGGCACCATTCGCTATGTGGAAAGCTTAATCTCGCCAAAGGAGTACGTTCTACTGTAa